Proteins encoded in a region of the Pelomicrobium methylotrophicum genome:
- a CDS encoding sensor histidine kinase: MNSRASFLASGALRHRLLLLLLAPLLVLLLVSLFADYRTALEPSNAAYDHALANAAITLASRLVVHGDRVDIDLPGPAEAVLVADQVDKVFFDVRGPRGERLAGNAELRPHPDAYENPHFADDALAGRKLRTATFRVPTAKGIVTVTVAETTGKREHTATSIAMAMLLPNALLIAATLVFVYVGVRVALKPLDRLGEEITRRSPHDLSLLPCRDVPQEAQPLVRAINGLITDLRAAAAAQQSFLADAAHQLRTPLAGLQMQLELAAAEVPPQFRTRIAQIRDATQRLAHLAHQLLSLARSGAEANIAHEWKPVDLGRLLEDIAPEFLDAALAKKIDFGVETAPAWVSGSRWLLGELLSNLLDNAIRYTPAGGRVTARCGTAADGRAYLEVEDDGPGIPDKERPRVFDRFYRVPGTEGVGAGLGLSIVREVAERHGATIALETAANGQGTLFRVSFPKGA, from the coding sequence ATGAACTCTAGAGCAAGCTTCCTAGCCAGCGGTGCGCTGCGGCACCGGCTGCTCCTGCTGCTGCTCGCGCCGTTGCTGGTTCTGCTGCTGGTCAGCTTGTTCGCCGATTACCGGACCGCATTGGAACCGAGCAACGCCGCTTACGACCATGCCTTGGCCAACGCAGCGATCACCCTTGCTTCGCGCCTCGTCGTGCACGGCGACCGGGTCGACATCGATTTGCCCGGTCCGGCCGAAGCGGTGCTCGTCGCCGATCAGGTCGACAAGGTCTTTTTCGATGTGCGTGGCCCGCGCGGTGAGCGGCTGGCGGGCAATGCCGAACTACGGCCGCATCCGGATGCCTACGAGAATCCCCACTTTGCCGATGACGCGCTGGCAGGTCGGAAACTGCGTACCGCTACCTTCCGCGTGCCTACCGCTAAAGGTATCGTCACCGTAACGGTGGCAGAAACCACCGGCAAGCGCGAACATACGGCAACCAGTATCGCCATGGCCATGCTGCTGCCTAACGCCCTACTGATCGCGGCGACGCTGGTCTTTGTCTATGTCGGCGTGCGCGTCGCCTTGAAGCCCCTTGACCGTCTCGGCGAGGAAATTACCCGCCGCTCACCGCACGACCTAAGCCTGCTGCCGTGCCGCGACGTGCCGCAGGAGGCACAACCGCTGGTGCGTGCTATTAACGGCTTAATCACCGATCTGCGTGCAGCGGCGGCGGCACAACAGTCGTTTCTGGCCGACGCCGCCCACCAACTGCGCACACCGCTCGCAGGGCTGCAGATGCAGCTCGAACTCGCCGCTGCCGAAGTACCGCCGCAATTTCGCACTCGCATCGCGCAAATTCGGGATGCTACACAACGGCTCGCCCACCTGGCCCACCAGCTGCTATCACTGGCCCGCTCCGGGGCTGAAGCAAACATCGCCCATGAGTGGAAGCCGGTCGATCTCGGCCGCCTTCTCGAGGATATTGCGCCCGAGTTTCTCGACGCTGCGCTGGCCAAGAAAATCGATTTCGGCGTCGAAACTGCACCGGCGTGGGTAAGCGGCTCGCGCTGGCTGCTGGGTGAGCTGCTAAGCAACCTGCTGGATAATGCCATCCGCTATACGCCAGCCGGCGGCCGGGTCACGGCTCGTTGTGGGACTGCTGCCGATGGCAGGGCGTATCTCGAAGTGGAGGACGACGGGCCAGGCATTCCGGACAAGGAGCGCCCGCGCGTTTTTGACCGCTTTTATCGCGTGCCCGGAACAGAAGGGGTCGGAGCGGGGCTCGGGCTGTCGATCGTGCGCGAGGTAGCGGAGCGTCACGGGGCGACGATTGCGCTAGAAACAGCCGCGAATGGCCAGGGTACCCTGTTTCGGGTCAGTTTCCCCAAGGGTGCCTGA
- a CDS encoding efflux RND transporter permease subunit produces MIKRLVAFALRQPLFVVLGTLLFVGGGVIAFKNLPVEAFPDVSDTQVTVITLYPGRAAEEVEKQVTIPLEVALSGIPNAIRVFSHTQFGLSYLVITFNDKAGDYFARAQVLERLQTVELPPGVQPQLAAMTSAISEIYRYRLRGDHLSSMELRTLQDWIMERQLKRVPGVADVISFGGAIKTYEVQPDPARMRDRKISLNQLVEALSKSNANAGGGYIEHGRQQYLIRGIGLLHGPEDIGNVVIEARNGVPILVRDVARVSIGSVPRQGVAGQDDNDDIVYGLVLMRKGENASEVLKAVKAKVTELSRMLPPGVTIEPFYDRSWLIGKTLKTVFSNLVEGATLVCLVLFAFLGNFRAAAIVALVIPLSLLGTFLGLTFAGIPANLLSLGAMDFGIIVDGAVIVIEHVFHRLSLLDKTLDSRQRIQEILAATVEVGRPTLFSMIIIIAAHIPIFTLQRHEGRIFAPMAWSVTSALVASLVVSLTLVPLLAHWLLRKNLPHGDNKLLEWLKVRYQPLLEKALARHTLVIGAALVALAASLACVPLLGSEFLPELDEGSIWLNAALQPSSSISEAQLMASRIRAAVRTVPEVRTVISKLGRPEDGTDPKIASQIEALIELKPEEEWPHGVTKRDILARLEAAVEQIPGIDATFSQPIRDNVLESISQIDGQIVIKVLGDDLDRLQQIGQEILAQVRAVAGVSRAFIDRNGQLPQYRIEIDRARASRYGLSVRDIEDVVETALAGKEVTWLWEGERRFAVTVRLAEGDRELARLRSLPVTTSSGAFVPLGELADFRMTSGAMDIARENGTRVLSIGVFIKDRDMGSVVADMKAAVAGKIRIPAGYRVEWSGEFENQERAMGRLSWVVPLSVLLIFLLLVEAFSSLKSAALIIINIPFALIGGIFALLATGTPLSVSAAIGFIALFGQAVLNGVVMVSHFNQLRNAGVPLHHAVVEGALGRLRTVIMTALLAMLGLLPMALSHAIGSDTQRPLAIVVIGGLISSTFLTLFVLPALYYGLYRRSARMTQRLPR; encoded by the coding sequence ATGATTAAGCGGCTGGTCGCCTTCGCCCTGCGCCAGCCGCTGTTCGTCGTGCTGGGCACGCTGCTGTTCGTCGGCGGTGGCGTAATCGCATTCAAGAACCTGCCGGTCGAGGCGTTTCCGGACGTGTCCGACACCCAGGTCACGGTGATCACGCTTTACCCCGGGCGCGCCGCCGAGGAGGTCGAAAAACAGGTGACCATCCCGCTCGAAGTCGCGCTCTCTGGCATTCCCAACGCGATCCGCGTCTTTTCCCACACCCAGTTCGGTTTGTCCTACCTCGTCATTACCTTCAACGACAAGGCTGGCGACTATTTCGCACGCGCACAGGTGCTCGAGCGGCTACAGACGGTGGAGCTTCCGCCGGGCGTTCAACCCCAGCTGGCAGCCATGACCTCGGCAATTTCAGAAATCTATCGCTATCGGTTGCGCGGCGACCATCTCTCGTCGATGGAATTGCGCACGCTTCAGGACTGGATCATGGAGCGCCAGCTTAAGAGGGTCCCGGGTGTCGCTGATGTCATCAGTTTCGGCGGCGCCATCAAGACCTATGAAGTGCAACCCGACCCCGCCCGGATGCGTGACAGGAAAATTTCACTTAACCAGCTCGTCGAGGCGCTCAGCAAGTCGAATGCCAACGCCGGCGGCGGTTATATCGAGCACGGGCGGCAGCAGTACTTGATCCGCGGCATCGGTTTGTTACATGGCCCCGAGGACATCGGAAACGTCGTGATCGAGGCGCGCAACGGCGTGCCTATCCTTGTGCGCGACGTAGCTCGCGTCTCCATAGGCTCAGTGCCGCGCCAAGGCGTGGCCGGACAAGATGACAACGACGACATCGTCTATGGCCTGGTACTGATGAGAAAAGGCGAGAACGCCTCCGAGGTACTGAAAGCCGTCAAGGCAAAAGTGACGGAACTCAGCAGAATGCTACCGCCGGGAGTGACCATTGAGCCTTTTTACGACCGGTCGTGGCTGATCGGAAAGACGCTTAAAACCGTGTTTTCCAACCTCGTCGAAGGAGCGACGCTGGTCTGCCTGGTGCTGTTCGCCTTCTTGGGCAATTTTCGCGCCGCCGCAATCGTCGCGCTGGTGATCCCGCTCTCCTTGCTGGGAACATTCCTCGGCCTCACCTTCGCTGGCATCCCAGCCAACCTGCTTTCCCTCGGGGCGATGGACTTCGGTATCATCGTCGATGGCGCAGTGATTGTCATCGAACATGTCTTTCACCGACTGTCGCTGCTCGACAAGACACTGGATAGCAGGCAGCGCATCCAGGAAATCCTCGCTGCCACGGTCGAAGTCGGCCGCCCCACACTGTTTTCGATGATCATCATCATCGCCGCCCATATCCCGATCTTCACGCTGCAACGCCATGAAGGACGTATTTTCGCACCCATGGCTTGGTCAGTGACTTCGGCCCTGGTCGCCTCGCTTGTCGTCTCGCTGACGCTAGTGCCGCTGCTCGCCCACTGGCTGCTAAGGAAAAACTTGCCGCACGGCGACAACAAGCTCCTCGAATGGCTGAAGGTACGCTACCAGCCCTTGCTGGAAAAGGCACTAGCCAGGCACACACTGGTGATCGGTGCCGCCTTGGTGGCGCTGGCGGCAAGCCTCGCTTGCGTGCCGCTTCTGGGTTCGGAGTTCCTACCAGAACTCGACGAAGGCTCGATCTGGCTTAACGCCGCACTGCAGCCGTCGTCCTCGATTTCCGAAGCGCAGCTGATGGCAAGCCGTATCCGGGCAGCCGTGCGCACCGTGCCTGAAGTACGCACCGTCATTTCCAAGCTCGGCCGCCCCGAAGATGGCACTGATCCCAAGATCGCCAGTCAGATCGAGGCGTTGATCGAGCTGAAACCCGAAGAGGAATGGCCGCATGGCGTGACTAAGCGCGACATCCTTGCGCGCCTGGAAGCCGCGGTCGAGCAGATCCCCGGCATCGATGCGACGTTTTCGCAGCCAATCCGCGACAACGTATTGGAAAGCATCTCGCAGATCGACGGCCAGATTGTCATCAAGGTGCTGGGCGACGACCTCGATCGTCTGCAGCAGATTGGCCAGGAGATTCTCGCCCAGGTGCGTGCGGTTGCCGGCGTTTCGCGCGCATTCATTGATCGAAACGGCCAGTTGCCGCAGTACCGAATCGAAATCGACCGGGCCCGTGCTTCTCGCTATGGCCTTTCGGTCCGCGATATCGAGGATGTGGTCGAAACCGCTCTGGCTGGCAAAGAAGTGACATGGCTTTGGGAAGGGGAGCGCCGCTTCGCGGTGACCGTGCGGCTGGCCGAAGGTGACCGTGAGCTTGCGCGCCTTCGAAGCCTTCCGGTAACGACGTCTTCTGGTGCCTTCGTGCCGCTCGGGGAACTGGCAGATTTTCGCATGACCAGCGGCGCGATGGATATTGCCCGCGAAAACGGTACGCGCGTGCTGTCGATCGGCGTCTTCATCAAAGATCGCGACATGGGTAGTGTCGTCGCTGACATGAAGGCCGCTGTCGCTGGGAAGATCCGCATCCCCGCTGGCTATCGCGTTGAGTGGTCAGGCGAATTCGAAAATCAGGAACGCGCGATGGGCAGGCTCTCCTGGGTGGTACCGCTGTCGGTACTGCTCATTTTCCTGCTGCTCGTGGAAGCCTTTTCGTCGCTCAAGAGCGCAGCACTCATCATCATAAATATTCCCTTCGCGCTGATCGGAGGTATTTTTGCCCTGCTGGCGACCGGTACCCCGCTATCGGTGTCGGCTGCGATCGGCTTCATTGCGCTCTTCGGCCAAGCCGTGCTCAATGGCGTCGTCATGGTGAGCCATTTCAACCAACTCAGGAATGCTGGCGTACCCTTGCACCATGCGGTGGTCGAAGGTGCCCTTGGCCGCCTGCGTACTGTTATCATGACAGCGCTCCTGGCCATGCTAGGCTTGTTGCCGATGGCACTCTCACACGCGATCGGCTCGGATACTCAGCGGCCGCTCGCCATCGTCGTCATCGGCGGCCTGATTTCGTCCACTTTTCTGACGCTGTTCGTCTTGCCTGCGCTCTACTACGGGCTTTATCGCCGGTCGGCCAGGATGACCCAGCGCCTTCCACGATAA
- a CDS encoding response regulator: MRILLIEDDKLLAVGLQEGLEQYGYRVDHLAAAEPAEAILRRNGYEAAIVDIGLPKIDGLELVRRWRRQGLATPVLILTARDSLEDRVTGLDLGADDYLIKPCQLPELAARLRALIRRSRFAASSELIIGALRLDLSTRTVTFNGQPLDLTSREYEILEQLALASPRVVGKQKLTESLGRYDRELTLNAVEVYVSRLRNKLSARGVEIRTLRGVGYRLDAMTEDEL, encoded by the coding sequence ATGCGTATCCTCCTGATCGAGGATGACAAGTTGCTGGCGGTTGGCCTGCAGGAAGGCCTTGAGCAGTACGGCTACAGGGTAGACCACCTGGCTGCAGCTGAACCGGCTGAGGCGATTCTGCGCCGAAACGGCTACGAGGCGGCCATTGTCGACATTGGCCTGCCGAAAATAGACGGCCTCGAGCTTGTGCGCCGCTGGCGCCGGCAAGGCTTGGCAACGCCTGTGCTGATCCTCACGGCGCGCGATTCCCTGGAAGACCGCGTCACCGGCCTTGATCTCGGCGCCGACGATTACCTCATCAAGCCATGTCAGCTACCGGAACTTGCCGCCCGCCTGCGGGCGCTGATTCGCCGCAGCCGCTTCGCCGCCTCTTCGGAACTTATCATTGGTGCCTTGCGCCTCGATCTATCGACACGGACCGTTACCTTCAACGGCCAGCCACTCGATCTGACAAGCCGCGAATACGAAATTCTCGAACAGCTCGCGCTTGCCAGTCCCAGGGTCGTCGGCAAGCAAAAGCTTACGGAAAGCCTCGGCAGGTACGATAGGGAGCTCACCCTCAATGCCGTCGAGGTCTATGTCTCCCGGCTGCGCAACAAGCTGTCTGCCAGAGGTGTCGAAATTCGCACTCTACGCGGCGTCGGCTACCGGCTTGACGCGATGACGGAGGATGAACTCTAG